The genomic segment GCACCAGCGATTACGCGTTCTATCCGAGGAGGTGTTGTATATCATGTCCGGTTTCAGGAAAATTACCATGGGAAGGCTCCTCGAAGAGACGGCGGAACGGTTTCCCGACGGCGAAGCCCTTGTCTGTCCCGAATTTAACATCCGGCAGAACTACCGGGAATTTCTCGATACCTGCCGGTCTGTAGCCCGCGGGTTCATGGCGATCGGTGTCAACAAAGGGGATCACGTGTCGGTCTGGACGACGAATCTTCCCGAGTGGATGTACCTCCAGTTCGGCCTTGGCATGATCGGGGCTGTCCTGGTGACGGTAAACACGAACTACAAATCACACGAAATTGAGTATATTCTGCGCCAGTCGGATTCGACGACGCTCGTTCTGATGGAGGGGTACCGGGATACGAATTTCTTCGATATTTCCCATGAGGTCATCCCGGAAATGCGACTCTCGAAACCGGGAGAGATCTGCGCTAAGAGTCTTCCCCGCCTGAAGAATGTCGTTTATGTCGGGCCCCGGCAGGAAACGCCCGGCATGTTCCGTTTCGATGAAGTGATCCGAAGGGGTGAAACGGTCAGCGATGCCGAACTCGCGGAGCGAAAAGCGTCGATAGACGCCCACGAGGTGGTCAACATGCAGTATACGTCGGGAACGACGGGATTCCCGAAGGGCGTCATGCTGACCCATTACAATATCATCAATAACGCCCGTATGGTCGGGGATGTCATGGGAATGACCGAGCAGGACCGCCTGCTCATACAGGTGCCACTGTTTCACTGCTTCGGTTGCGTCATGAGCTCGCTCAACTGTGTCTGTCACGGTTCGACCATGGTTGTTTTGGAAAGCTTCGATCCGGGGAAATCCATGCGGTATGTCGAAGAAGAAGAATGCACAGCCGTCAATGGCGTGCCGACCATGTTCATCGCCATCCTGAACCATCCCGATTTTCTGCGCTTCGATCTGCGCTCACTGCGGACGGGGATCATGGCGGGAGCGCCCTGTCCCATCGAGGCGATGAACCGTGTCATCACCGATATGCACTGCTCCGAAGTGGTCATCGCCTTCGGCCAGACCGAGAGTTCCCCCGTCATGACCATGACGCGCCGTGACGATCCCGTTGAGCTGCGGGTGTCGACGGTAGGCACCCTCTTCGAGGGCGTGGAGGGGAAGGTCGTCGATCCCGATACGGGAAAGGACCTGCCGCCCAACGTTCAGGGAGAGATCGTCACCAGGAGTCCCTGTGTCATGAAGGGATACTACAAGATGCCCGAGGCCACACGGGAAGCCATTGACGAAGAGGGCTGGCTCCATACGGGAGACCTCGGAACAGTGGATGAACGTGGATATTTCAGGATAACGGGCCGGATCAAGGACATGATCATTCGGGGCGGGGAAAATATCTACCCCCGTGAGATCGAGGAATTCCTTCACACGAACCCGAAGGTAAAGGACGTCTACGTCGTAGGTGTTCCCGATGAAAAGTACGGCGAGCAGATCCTCGCGGTGATTATCCT from the Deltaproteobacteria bacterium genome contains:
- a CDS encoding AMP-binding protein translates to MSGFRKITMGRLLEETAERFPDGEALVCPEFNIRQNYREFLDTCRSVARGFMAIGVNKGDHVSVWTTNLPEWMYLQFGLGMIGAVLVTVNTNYKSHEIEYILRQSDSTTLVLMEGYRDTNFFDISHEVIPEMRLSKPGEICAKSLPRLKNVVYVGPRQETPGMFRFDEVIRRGETVSDAELAERKASIDAHEVVNMQYTSGTTGFPKGVMLTHYNIINNARMVGDVMGMTEQDRLLIQVPLFHCFGCVMSSLNCVCHGSTMVVLESFDPGKSMRYVEEEECTAVNGVPTMFIAILNHPDFLRFDLRSLRTGIMAGAPCPIEAMNRVITDMHCSEVVIAFGQTESSPVMTMTRRDDPVELRVSTVGTLFEGVEGKVVDPDTGKDLPPNVQGEIVTRSPCVMKGYYKMPEATREAIDEEGWLHTGDLGTVDERGYFRITGRIKDMIIRGGENIYPREIEEFLHTNPKVKDVYVVGVPDEKYGEQILAVIILKDGRQTTEEEMLEYCRGRIARHKIPKYWEFTDDIPMTASGKVQKFKLIERFVKKSAA